TACTCACCGCCGTCACTACCGGGCGGGAGGTCGGGGTCGATCTGGAGCTGGTCCGCCAGGACCTGGATTTCGCTCCAATGGCACGGAGCTTTTTCTCCGCCTCCGAGCAACGCGACCTTTTCACCCTCCCCCCCAGTGAACAGCTCGACGCCTTCTACCGCTGCTGGACCCGCAAGGAAGCCTACCTCAAAGGGACCGGCAGCGGGTTTTCGCAGCGCTGCGATCTTTTCGATGTCACCCTTTTGCCCGGCTTCCCCGCGGCTCTGGTCTCGCATCGCACGGCCCCGGAGGAAGCCTCCACATGGCGCCTTGCCGACCTCTCCGTCCCACCCGGCTACTGCGCCGCACTCGCTGTAGAGGGTGAGATAGCAGAAGTCCGCTCTTTCACCCACTCCTGAGACTCGCAGGAATCCCGCTCGACAGATGCCCCCCCTTTTCCTGTAGTATCCAGACCCTCACATATCATTGGTATCTTGCGACACATTCCCTTCTTCAACTCGTAGCCGTAAAAAGCAAATCCCCCCTGTCCCCACTTCGCGAAGGTTCATCTGGGAATTCCGGGAATTCACCCCGGTCGCTTCCGTTGACGTGAGGGGACACTAGTGGCGCCGCGCTGGAGCACAGGCTTCCCAGCCTGTACCGCGGCGCCAGCCGCGCGGTCTGTGGCGGCTGCGCCGCCATCGCAGGCAAGATGCCTACGCTCCAGCGTGGGGGCACCCGGATTCTTTGTAGCGCGTTCCCCGGAATTCCCGGACGAACCTTCGCAAAGGGGGGAACGCCAGGTCTCCTGCAGTGCTTCGTGGAAATGTTCTCCCTGTTTCTCTCTTTCGCGCCAATCCTGAGGAAATATTCACTGTACTATTCCACCCTCTAGCCGATAAGGAACGTAAGCAGGAGAAGAAACTATTGGTATAAGCTAATGCTATTTCTGTTTTTCCTGCCCCGACACAGTGTCGCCTTGCTGTTGTCCCAGTCTTTCAGCTTGTACCCCTTTTATATAAAACGAGCCTCTCATGCATTCCTTGAAAAAAGTGGTGTACCGGACCGGGTGCCTTGTCACCATTGTCGGCCTGTGGGTCGCCCTTCTGCTGCAGATCGACCACGACCGGCGTCAGACCCGCGCTGCAGCTGAAGTC
The DNA window shown above is from Geomonas sp. RF6 and carries:
- a CDS encoding 4'-phosphopantetheinyl transferase family protein: MKSAPPEPGAVHLWRGNLAADASAIATFRQHLSPDEDLRAARLIDQEKRRRFIAGRGIVREVLSSYLGIHPRSLRLDVTAHGKPFLSDAATDLRFNTSHSGDLILTAVTTGREVGVDLELVRQDLDFAPMARSFFSASEQRDLFTLPPSEQLDAFYRCWTRKEAYLKGTGSGFSQRCDLFDVTLLPGFPAALVSHRTAPEEASTWRLADLSVPPGYCAALAVEGEIAEVRSFTHS